The following proteins come from a genomic window of Phnomibacter ginsenosidimutans:
- a CDS encoding glycoside hydrolase family 130 protein, with protein MKEKFYSRFAQLTAQHELLLHRPNQASADTNGIVQRYTHPVLTAAHVPLGWRYDLNPKDNPYLMERIAVNAVLNAGAIKWQNKYLLMARVEGADRKSYFAIAESEDGVQGFRFWDTPCVIPETDDPDTNVYDIRLVAHEDGWIYGLFCTERRAKGVPASDQSSAVAQCGIVRTHDLKTWERLPDLITPSPQQRNVVLHPEFVQGKYAFYTRPQDGFIDAGRGGGIGLGFATSMEQAVITEELLLDKKMYHTVYELKNGLGPAPIKTPQGWLHLAHGVRNTAAGLRYVLYLFMTDLADIGKVIYKPAGYFMAPEGEERIGDVSNVLFSNGWIADEDGRVLIYYASSDTRMHVAVSSIDQLLDYVMHTPADTFRSAGSVANILSLIQKNNAQAVVAATLYASV; from the coding sequence ATGAAAGAAAAATTTTACAGCCGTTTTGCTCAACTGACTGCACAGCATGAATTGCTGTTACATCGTCCTAACCAGGCCAGTGCAGATACCAACGGAATTGTTCAACGATACACACATCCTGTACTCACAGCAGCACATGTGCCGCTGGGGTGGCGATATGATTTGAATCCGAAAGACAATCCTTATCTGATGGAACGCATTGCTGTGAATGCAGTGCTCAATGCAGGTGCTATCAAGTGGCAAAACAAATACTTGCTGATGGCGAGGGTAGAAGGTGCCGATCGCAAATCATATTTTGCCATTGCAGAAAGTGAGGATGGTGTTCAGGGATTTCGTTTTTGGGATACACCTTGTGTTATTCCCGAAACAGACGATCCCGATACGAATGTGTATGACATTCGTTTGGTAGCGCATGAAGACGGATGGATATACGGATTGTTTTGTACCGAAAGAAGAGCGAAGGGTGTGCCCGCTTCTGATCAATCTTCAGCAGTAGCACAATGCGGCATTGTACGTACACACGATTTAAAAACATGGGAACGCTTGCCCGATTTGATAACACCATCGCCACAGCAACGCAACGTAGTTTTGCATCCTGAGTTTGTACAAGGCAAGTATGCTTTTTACACCCGTCCGCAAGATGGCTTTATTGATGCCGGCAGAGGTGGTGGTATCGGACTTGGATTTGCGACAAGTATGGAGCAGGCAGTTATTACAGAAGAACTACTACTGGATAAAAAAATGTACCATACGGTATATGAGTTGAAAAACGGGTTAGGGCCAGCACCCATCAAAACGCCACAAGGTTGGTTGCACCTGGCGCATGGTGTACGCAATACCGCAGCAGGCTTGCGTTATGTGTTGTATCTGTTCATGACAGATTTGGCAGATATTGGCAAAGTGATATACAAACCTGCCGGATATTTTATGGCGCCGGAAGGCGAAGAACGCATTGGTGATGTGTCCAATGTATTGTTCAGCAATGGTTGGATTGCCGATGAAGATGGCCGTGTATTGATTTATTACGCCTCCTCTGACACCCGCATGCATGTGGCTGTGAGCAGCATCGATCAACTGCTGGATTATGTGATGCATACACCTGCTGACACATTTCGGTCTGCCGGTTCGGTAGCTAATATTTTGTCGCTCATTCAAAAAAACAATGCTCAGGCAGTTGTAGCTGCAACACTCTATGCAAGCGTTTAA
- a CDS encoding AGE family epimerase/isomerase, which yields MQAFKQAMLQLPPLSPLQVELLHTYHQQCIAELDEIVDWWSTHMQDDAGVFYGRMTHAGTIEPAAAKGLVLYSRLLWTYSAAFAFRKKKADAATAHRLYQYLRQYFFDQQFGGFYWSVDCEGECLNDRKQTYGQAFALYAISTYASTFQSAEATAVAMDVFLLIEGRCKDVHAGGYIEAFARNFTAIDDLRLSDKDANVSKSMNTHLHVLEAYSSLYHATGNQRVQQAIIDLLHLFQQHIVSPQRFTQHLFFDVDWQVQSHIISYGHDIEASWLLHEAACCTADKELMQQVASLSVSMAVAAMKGVDDDGGMWYEQHTDTGVLNKEKHWWPQAEAMVGFMHAYCMGGNERMLEQSVKSWLYIRNHLKSDSPGEWHWGIDESGRAMQEDRAGFWKCPYHNSRACIETAQRIEWLLHR from the coding sequence ATGCAAGCGTTTAAACAAGCCATGCTGCAACTGCCACCCTTGTCGCCGCTGCAAGTGGAATTGCTGCATACCTATCATCAGCAATGCATAGCAGAGCTGGATGAGATTGTGGATTGGTGGAGCACACATATGCAAGATGACGCAGGCGTTTTCTATGGCCGCATGACGCATGCCGGCACTATAGAACCTGCGGCAGCAAAGGGGCTGGTGTTATACAGCCGTTTGTTATGGACATACTCAGCAGCATTTGCTTTTCGTAAGAAAAAAGCAGATGCTGCAACCGCACATCGGTTGTATCAATACCTGCGGCAATATTTTTTCGATCAGCAATTTGGCGGGTTTTACTGGAGTGTTGATTGCGAAGGGGAATGTCTCAACGACCGAAAGCAAACCTATGGGCAGGCGTTTGCCTTGTATGCGATAAGCACTTACGCCAGCACTTTTCAATCGGCGGAGGCCACTGCTGTTGCCATGGATGTTTTTCTCCTGATTGAAGGGCGTTGTAAAGATGTACATGCAGGTGGTTACATCGAAGCCTTTGCCCGAAACTTTACTGCCATAGACGATTTGCGCCTGAGCGATAAAGATGCCAATGTGAGTAAATCTATGAATACGCATCTGCACGTACTGGAAGCGTATAGTAGTCTGTATCATGCTACAGGCAATCAGCGGGTACAACAGGCCATCATTGATTTGTTGCATCTTTTTCAGCAGCACATAGTCTCTCCACAGCGTTTTACTCAACACTTATTTTTTGATGTTGATTGGCAGGTTCAATCGCATATCATTTCTTACGGGCATGATATAGAAGCATCATGGTTGCTGCACGAAGCTGCCTGTTGTACAGCAGACAAAGAGCTGATGCAACAGGTTGCATCGTTATCGGTTTCGATGGCAGTAGCTGCAATGAAAGGGGTGGATGACGACGGCGGCATGTGGTATGAACAGCACACGGATACGGGCGTGCTGAACAAAGAGAAACATTGGTGGCCACAAGCAGAAGCCATGGTTGGTTTTATGCATGCCTATTGCATGGGGGGCAATGAGCGGATGCTGGAGCAATCGGTGAAAAGCTGGTTGTATATCCGTAACCATTTGAAATCGGATTCACCTGGTGAGTGGCACTGGGGCATTGATGAAAGCGGTCGTGCCATGCAAGAAGACCGTGCCGGTTTCTGGAAATGTCCGTATCACAACAGCCGTGCCTGTATCGAAACAGCGCAACGCATCGAATGGTTGTTGCATAGGTAG
- the dctA gene encoding C4-dicarboxylate transporter DctA translates to MKLLKVLYIQVLIGIVLGIVVGWLFPGFHETAKLISETFINMIKMVIAPVIFFTIVSGIAGAGNLKQVGRIGVKSLIYFEVITTIALIIGLVVANVVKPGVGITYTATANSKVQQYSEQAAAIHWGEFFAHIVPSNMIEAFAKGDMLQVLFFSVLFAIGLTMMGQQGKSLLHSFEKINQVLFNVLKIIMKLSPIGAFGGMAYTIGRFGFGSLALLGKLLATFYITGILFVFVLLYAVCKWYGINLWRLLGYIKAEILVVLGASSSEAVLPSVMQKLTAAGCEKEVVGLVIPTGYSFNLDGTTIYLSMSVIFLAQVFNIPLSLGQQLTVLGILLLTSKGAAGVTGSGFIVLASTLTALKVIPLEGLALLIGVDRFMSEGRAIINFIGNTVAAVIIAKSENAIDWPTYKRVVEGKPHLLD, encoded by the coding sequence ATGAAATTGTTGAAGGTACTCTACATACAAGTACTCATAGGTATTGTATTGGGCATTGTAGTGGGCTGGCTGTTTCCGGGTTTTCATGAAACTGCTAAGCTCATCAGTGAAACTTTTATCAACATGATAAAAATGGTGATTGCACCAGTCATTTTTTTCACCATTGTATCAGGTATAGCTGGTGCGGGCAATTTGAAACAAGTGGGCCGAATTGGTGTAAAGTCGTTGATTTATTTTGAAGTCATTACCACGATTGCTCTTATCATCGGTTTGGTGGTGGCCAATGTGGTGAAACCTGGTGTTGGTATTACTTACACTGCAACGGCCAATAGTAAAGTGCAACAATACAGTGAGCAGGCTGCTGCCATTCACTGGGGCGAGTTCTTTGCTCACATCGTACCATCAAATATGATAGAAGCGTTTGCTAAAGGCGATATGTTACAGGTTTTGTTCTTTAGTGTGTTGTTCGCCATCGGACTTACCATGATGGGGCAGCAAGGCAAAAGCCTGCTGCACAGTTTTGAAAAAATCAATCAGGTGTTGTTCAATGTGCTCAAAATAATCATGAAACTCAGCCCTATTGGTGCGTTTGGCGGAATGGCATACACCATCGGTAGGTTTGGTTTTGGCTCCTTGGCGTTGTTGGGCAAGTTGTTGGCTACATTTTATATTACGGGTATCTTGTTTGTATTTGTGTTGTTGTATGCAGTGTGCAAATGGTATGGCATTAATCTGTGGCGATTGCTCGGTTATATCAAAGCCGAAATATTGGTGGTATTAGGCGCCAGCAGCAGCGAGGCGGTGTTGCCATCGGTCATGCAAAAACTTACGGCTGCTGGTTGTGAAAAGGAAGTTGTTGGATTGGTCATTCCAACCGGGTATAGTTTCAATTTAGATGGCACTACCATTTATCTAAGCATGAGTGTGATTTTTCTGGCACAGGTGTTTAATATTCCGTTGTCATTGGGGCAGCAGCTTACAGTGTTGGGAATATTACTGCTGACCAGCAAAGGTGCGGCGGGGGTTACCGGCAGTGGCTTTATTGTATTGGCATCAACACTTACTGCACTTAAAGTGATTCCGCTGGAAGGATTAGCCTTGCTCATCGGGGTCGATCGGTTCATGAGTGAGGGGCGTGCAATTATCAATTTTATCGGAAATACAGTTGCTGCGGTTATCATAGCCAAAAGTGAAAATGCCATTGATTGGCCAACCTATAAAAGAGTGGTGGAGGGTAAGCCTCACTTACTGGACTAA
- a CDS encoding AraC family transcriptional regulator, whose amino-acid sequence MAASIHVQHEALPAFYPHLHRHKEWQITAVLKGTGTLLAGNVLIPFEPGQLFVFGAQLPHVFKSDLHNNKTKRKQIYAEAYSVFFSTDAGLQSLLALPEMRSIDKWLTKYQAGCCIQGKQTVALTELLQQVVKEEGAKRLSSLIALLHGLTTAKSPMAFGGSQRVLSDAAGQRINNVIQYTLQHYTGHIAIADVARIIHMTPQAFCRYFKQHTRKTYINFVTELRIQEACKLLQQAQTENVSAVAWQTGFNSVPNFNRVFKKVTGTTPGLYAARFKTF is encoded by the coding sequence ATGGCAGCAAGCATTCATGTACAGCACGAAGCGTTACCGGCATTTTATCCACACCTGCACCGGCACAAAGAATGGCAAATCACCGCCGTTCTGAAAGGAACAGGAACGCTCCTCGCAGGCAATGTGCTCATTCCGTTTGAACCCGGGCAACTGTTTGTCTTTGGCGCCCAACTACCGCATGTATTCAAAAGCGACCTGCACAACAATAAAACCAAACGCAAACAGATTTACGCAGAAGCGTACAGCGTTTTCTTTAGTACCGATGCAGGGCTGCAATCGCTATTGGCACTACCCGAAATGCGCAGCATCGACAAGTGGCTGACTAAATACCAGGCAGGCTGTTGTATTCAGGGAAAACAAACCGTTGCTCTCACCGAACTTTTGCAACAGGTAGTAAAAGAGGAAGGAGCCAAACGCCTCAGCAGCCTCATCGCATTGCTGCATGGGTTAACTACTGCGAAATCGCCAATGGCTTTTGGCGGTAGTCAGCGGGTACTGAGCGATGCTGCGGGACAGCGCATCAACAACGTGATTCAATATACCCTGCAGCATTATACCGGACACATTGCCATTGCAGATGTGGCCCGCATCATTCACATGACCCCGCAGGCTTTTTGCCGGTATTTCAAACAGCATACCCGCAAAACCTACATCAACTTTGTAACGGAGCTGCGCATACAAGAAGCCTGCAAACTACTGCAACAGGCACAAACAGAAAATGTAAGTGCCGTGGCCTGGCAAACGGGCTTCAACAGTGTACCCAACTTCAACCGGGTGTTTAAAAAAGTAACCGGCACCACCCCGGGCTTGTATGCCGCGAGGTTTAAAACATTTTAG
- a CDS encoding dihydrodipicolinate synthase family protein, translating to MQPQWNGVYPAITTKFTAGDQLDMDLYLHNIDVQVSSGVDGIIIGGSLGEASTLTEAEKEVLVKETLKGFGSKIPVLLNVAEGSTSEAIRQAQLAEKWGADGLMLLPPMRYKSDDRETLFHFTSVAKNTSLPILIYNNPVDYKIDCTPEMFDTLLQHKNIQAVKESTRDITNVTRLINRFGNDLKILCGVDTLAMEELVMGAHGWVAGLVCAFPAETVCIYRLVNAGRIAEAAAIYRWFMPLLELDIHAKLVQYIKLCEAKVGIGSEYVRAPRLTLVGEERQRIESVIDKALAVRPTLPDYLSIAL from the coding sequence ATGCAACCCCAATGGAACGGTGTTTATCCCGCTATTACAACCAAGTTTACTGCCGGTGATCAACTGGATATGGATTTGTACCTGCACAATATTGATGTGCAAGTAAGCTCCGGTGTAGATGGTATCATTATTGGCGGCTCATTGGGCGAAGCCAGTACCCTGACCGAAGCAGAAAAAGAAGTACTGGTAAAAGAGACACTGAAAGGTTTTGGCAGTAAAATTCCGGTATTGCTGAATGTGGCTGAAGGCAGCACCAGCGAAGCCATTCGTCAGGCGCAACTGGCCGAAAAATGGGGCGCAGATGGCCTGATGCTGTTGCCACCCATGCGCTACAAAAGCGATGACCGGGAAACCCTGTTTCATTTTACTTCGGTGGCTAAAAATACCAGCCTTCCTATTTTGATTTACAACAACCCCGTTGATTATAAAATAGACTGTACACCTGAAATGTTTGATACGTTGCTGCAACACAAAAACATTCAGGCGGTGAAAGAATCAACCCGTGATATTACCAATGTCACAAGACTCATCAATCGTTTCGGCAACGACCTGAAAATATTGTGTGGTGTGGATACCCTCGCCATGGAAGAACTGGTTATGGGAGCACATGGCTGGGTGGCTGGCCTCGTCTGTGCCTTCCCTGCCGAAACGGTATGCATTTACAGGTTGGTTAACGCTGGCCGCATTGCAGAAGCAGCGGCTATTTACCGTTGGTTTATGCCATTGCTAGAGCTCGATATTCATGCCAAGTTGGTGCAATACATCAAGCTGTGCGAAGCCAAAGTGGGCATTGGCAGCGAGTATGTACGTGCACCCCGCCTTACACTGGTAGGTGAGGAGCGTCAGCGTATTGAATCGGTGATCGATAAAGCCCTGGCAGTGCGTCCAACTTTGCCCGATTATTTGTCGATTGCGTTGTAA